In the Brucella anthropi ATCC 49188 genome, one interval contains:
- a CDS encoding LysR family transcriptional regulator, whose amino-acid sequence MKISLVQLRLLEAVAETGSVGAAARRLRLTQSGASQAIATLEKILGVDVLARKRDGAALTAFGQSILADTKAALAAVDRIEQQARCSASGAPERLRVAAIPSQLEYVLPGLRKTFQRLYPGIEFSAFEGGHDDVSLWVRDGIADLGITSLPTPELEAREVGREELVVVGRRDDPFMRNDTITAGDLRDRQLIAAAGCEMIIDRIIHGDGEMRSEQVRTRDVATVLEMVRHGIGTTLLSEISLPGADLHGLRARRLNPPTFRTVYIVFRVDSPVRHLVERFCDVAQDARSRAA is encoded by the coding sequence ATGAAGATCAGTCTGGTCCAGTTACGTTTGCTTGAAGCTGTCGCGGAAACCGGCAGTGTCGGTGCTGCTGCGCGGCGCTTGCGGCTCACGCAATCGGGAGCCAGTCAGGCGATTGCGACATTGGAAAAAATCCTCGGGGTCGATGTGCTGGCGCGAAAGCGCGATGGAGCCGCCCTGACGGCGTTCGGGCAATCGATCCTTGCCGATACCAAGGCCGCCCTCGCGGCAGTCGACCGGATAGAGCAGCAGGCACGGTGCAGTGCTTCCGGCGCGCCCGAACGGCTGCGCGTCGCGGCAATTCCAAGTCAGCTTGAATATGTTCTGCCCGGTCTGCGAAAGACGTTTCAGCGGCTTTATCCCGGTATTGAATTCAGCGCTTTCGAGGGCGGGCACGACGATGTGAGTCTATGGGTGCGCGATGGTATCGCCGATCTCGGCATTACATCGCTGCCGACACCCGAGCTTGAAGCACGGGAAGTTGGCCGCGAAGAACTTGTCGTGGTGGGGCGGCGTGACGATCCCTTTATGCGCAACGACACAATCACTGCCGGGGACCTGCGGGATCGCCAGTTGATCGCCGCAGCAGGCTGCGAAATGATTATCGACAGGATCATTCATGGCGATGGCGAAATGCGCAGCGAGCAGGTGCGCACCCGCGACGTTGCCACGGTGCTGGAAATGGTGCGCCATGGCATCGGCACGACGCTTCTGTCAGAAATCAGTCTGCCGGGGGCCGATCTGCATGGATTGCGGGCGCGCCGCCTCAATCCGCCGACGTTTCGCACCGTTTATATTGTTTTTCGGGTCGACAGTCCGGTCCGGCATCTGGTCGAACGGTTCTGCGACGTGGCGCAGGACGCCAGAAGCAGAGCGGCATAA
- a CDS encoding DMT family transporter — protein sequence MTAITETTPTSSTSDTIRGLAWGLSGVLVWSGSFVLTRFGFKTALTPFDIIALRFGVAGLVLLPVVLVKGFGFRKLGPLGFVLLVSGAGVPYALLTTCGLQYAPASHAAALIPGLMTAMVAVLGMALLKERLAPSRWSGVVLILIGAMLIAGLSQLGGPEMLGHFFFFVAALVWAIYVMVFRRKGMDGLHATAIAAVTSAIVYLPIYMLFLPKGLGATSWGDIALQGFYQGVLTSAFGVFAFNRAVVLLGTAAGAALSALIPVITLVLALVLLGEVPGWTDTLAAFLISLGVLALNRKGRKRIAS from the coding sequence ATGACGGCAATTACCGAAACCACCCCGACAAGCTCGACTTCCGATACCATACGCGGTCTGGCCTGGGGGCTGTCCGGGGTTCTCGTGTGGTCCGGTTCGTTCGTCCTGACCCGTTTCGGGTTCAAGACCGCACTGACGCCTTTCGACATCATTGCGTTGCGTTTCGGCGTGGCGGGGCTGGTGCTGTTGCCGGTGGTTCTGGTGAAAGGGTTCGGCTTTCGCAAGCTCGGTCCGCTCGGCTTTGTGCTTCTGGTTTCCGGAGCAGGTGTTCCCTATGCGCTGCTGACCACCTGTGGTCTGCAATATGCTCCGGCATCCCATGCAGCAGCGCTCATTCCGGGGCTGATGACAGCAATGGTTGCCGTTCTGGGTATGGCGCTTCTCAAGGAACGTCTTGCGCCGTCGCGCTGGTCCGGGGTCGTGCTGATCCTGATCGGCGCCATGCTGATCGCCGGTCTGTCGCAACTGGGCGGACCGGAAATGCTCGGGCACTTTTTCTTTTTCGTCGCGGCACTCGTGTGGGCGATTTATGTCATGGTGTTTCGCAGAAAGGGAATGGACGGGCTGCATGCGACGGCCATCGCGGCTGTCACCTCGGCAATTGTCTATTTGCCGATCTATATGCTCTTCCTGCCCAAGGGGCTTGGCGCGACATCCTGGGGTGATATTGCCTTGCAGGGTTTTTATCAGGGCGTACTTACTTCGGCCTTTGGCGTCTTTGCCTTCAACCGTGCCGTTGTGCTGCTGGGAACGGCGGCAGGGGCAGCGCTATCAGCACTGATCCCTGTCATCACTCTGGTTCTGGCGCTTGTTCTTCTGGGCGAGGTGCCCGGTTGGACCGACACGCTCGCCGCCTTCCTGATCAGTCTCGGCGTGCTGGCACTGAACAGGAAGGGCAGGAAGCGTATAGCATCATGA